In Lolium rigidum isolate FL_2022 chromosome 3, APGP_CSIRO_Lrig_0.1, whole genome shotgun sequence, the genomic window TCCGGCCATGTCCAATCGATCGATTGATCGTACATGCAGAGTCAGCCTCGTACACGGAGGATGCAGGGAAGAGGCCCAGCTGCCTCATCACAGAGAATCGGCCCAAGTAGGAAGCGTGTTGGGCGGCCCAAGCCAGGAGAACAAGCGGTCCGGGTGGGATCTAACAAGGCTTTCCGCCAGACCCTAGTGACAACACTTTTGTGGGCCTGTCACTAGCAAATTTTCAGTCCCGGCCCGCCTCCAGAAAAAAAGTCAGTGACATCCTTTTTGTAGCGCCTGTCACTGGTATTTTGTACTAGTGACAGGCTTGTACGTGCGCGTCACTGGTACATTTATTAGCGACAGGCAATATTTTGCCTGTCACTGATAACCTGGAGGCTATAAGCATTTCTGCAGTAGTGAGAAATCATTATTAAATCCAAAAGAGACTTGTTGGAGGACACGAGTGTAAACCTACATGGTCTAATTAAACACACAAATTAAGTTTTGGCATCATCTCGATACTAAAGAATTTAAGTTCcagaaagacaaagaatagaaaataAATATTGTAATGGGTGTTCTAATGAGATACTGTAATGATATGCTTCTTTTGGCATGCTCTCGCACTCTTAATGGTTAAAtatgaatcttccaagtgttcgtCGGTAAGCTTTCCCAACAAGCTAGAAGTTAACTACAAGAAGTAGAATAATTGTTACTCATCTAATTATTCTTGTTGGTAAGAGtcttatgatgattttattgacttAACAAAGCTGGTATAATATTCTTGCCATTAATCTATATATGCTAAGCTTTAATATGGAAGAAGTGGTGGCTACATATGATAACCGATTGCAAGTGAACTTGCTTTCTTGTTGTTTCACTTTAAATGTCGAGTTCCTTATggtttttggtttcttgcttgagGAAGAACAAGGTTTAAGCTTAGTTGTGTTGATGGTTGTGAAATACAACCATTTGTTTTTCGCATTTCAACCAGATATTAGTCAAGGATTTGATGAGATATATCTCTAAACCTTCCACCAATCACTAATTATTGCATAGATGTGCAAATCCACTCTTTGAATTTTATCCTTGCGGAAATGGATGCTTTTATGAACAAATATGCTCTAATTAATGAAGATTTGTGACTTGCCAATATTCCCAAGTCAAAAAGACCACGAAGACAAGGATCAGTTGCCTTAGCAAGCATCGGTACGGGCGAGCGCCGCCGTACCATGTGCCGCCGTATTCGTCGAGTCAAACCTCAGACCTTTTGTGAAGAGCCCTATATCGGATTCGCAACAAAGCGGCACAAAGAGAGAGAACAGACGCAACAACATAGCAAAACCATCGCAAAGGGGGAGACGATTCACTCTACAGCCGCACCATCTACATCACCATAGCAACACCTCTATCTCCAAGTCCAACCCCCGTCATGGCCATAGtccaatacttgtaatcttgatcTCATCGCGATTGGCAATATTGTAAGACTATTTGGTATTTCTCTCAAGAATTTGTATACAATGTTTATGATTGTTGATCTTATCATGTGTGAGTACTCTCGCGGGCTGAGGGATGGGGCATAAACCTTGCAGTAATATGTACATCTATTGATATGGGATAATTGTGTTCGTCATTGAATCTAGATTTATCTCTTGCCTCGATCTAAGGACTTGTCAGGCCCCAAGGATCGATAAATTTAATTAGGCTAGAGGAGGGGTGATCCGTAACTCTTTGCGAAACCAGGTGACAGTAAGTGGAGTACATTAGTTGTTTGAGATCCATTGGAAATCATGGTGATGTCACGGGTCTTTAGTTTGTTTTACTTAGTAATTGTTTGGTCCCCGCGCGATAATGGTATAGTGGTTGGGCTAGAGATATATATTGTTTGTGGTTGCAAAGCTATAGTGTTTTTTTTTGCGGAGAAAAGAGATTTCATTAATTGTTCACAGGGTTACAATCATGTTCAATCACCACACTAATGTCAGGCGGGCATACACCAATCCACGCCTCATTTCTACCCTGGGTCCTGGCTAACTTTGCTAGCTCATGGCTGGCATTGTTTGCCTCTCTACTTATTTTAACTAAAGAACTATCTCTTTCCCGAAGAATATCTCGAATCACATTTATCCTAAAAGCATATGCAGAGATGTTGGGGTTTGCTTTCTTGATCATGTTGACAGCCTCCAGGCAGTCCGATTCCACGCTAAAAGCTTGCTGTGTCCACTGCAACGCTTGTTGCGCCCCCATCTCAATCGCCATCAGCTCCACATCAAGGGCGTCGCTGCAATGGTGCACTTGCTGGCAGGCTGCGTACAGAACCTCGCCATGACCGTTGCGCAGCACCATACCAATACCTGCACGTCCATCCATTGACCGGGTCTTTAGTTTGttttacttaataattgtttGGTCCCCGCGCCATAATGGTATAGTGGTTGGGCTAGAGATATATATTGTTTGTGGTTGCAAAGCTATAGTGTTATTTGATGCATCGCACACATATATCTATCGATTTTAGATCACAATAATACATGATAGGCTACCATGGCCTCTCCTCTATGCGCAACAGGATGTTTTCATCCAATTATTTTTCTCGGATGGTAATCTAATTATTGTTTTTTTCCCGAGAACCATGCAGAAGCGCTGCATGTTTCGTCCTCTTTATTTCCACTTGATCAATTTCACAACTGCGTGCCGATAGACCCTTTGGGTCTCAAAATTTTCAAACACGAAGAATATTCGGAAGGACGAATTGACGAAATAATATCGGAATAAATATATTAATCCAGACACTACACTGGCAGTGCATAAATATGGTAATGGAAAGCAAACTCTCGATGGATTCTCCTCAAAGGGAGAGAAGGGAACAACGAAACACCGATACAATGCCGGCCGGCCACGGAGGGCTGGCTATACTGCTCGATCAATCTCTGACGGGGAGATGCATGAGAGCTTTTATTCAGTATGTATAATATAGTAGGTGTAAAAGTGTGTGACGCCGGCGAGGAGTGGCGGATGGATCAGTTGATGCTGTTGCAGTTGACGGAGGTGCTGATGGCGTAGGGGATGCTGACGCCGCACTTGGACGGGATGCTGGCAGCGTTACCGGCCTTGATCCCGCTAATGCCGCTGACCAATTTCTTGAGGCAGTTGCAGGCGGCACGCTTGTCGGCGGTGCTCTTGGCGGAGTTGGCGAGGCTCTTGACGCCGCTGCAGCAGCCTGCGGACGGGGAGGCGCCGCCTTTAGCATAGGCCATGCAGGGGCTCAAGGCAGAGCTCACCTGACCACAGGAGACGGCGGCGTTGGCGGCATAAGGTGCCGAGAGGAGCATCGCCGCCACAATGGCGACCACCACGATCTGGGCAGCTGCAGCGCGGGCCATCTCTTACCTCGAGCTAGTGGTGTGCTGGGTAGCTGGAGATGAGGTGGCTAGCTAGATTTGCTAGATGGAGCAAGTGATGGTGGGTGAGGAGGATACGAGGGAACGCAATGGCTTAAATAGGGGATCCGAGTGAGAGCAGGAAGACGAGGTCGATGGCGTGCGTATACTGGCTTAGCCGGGACatggtcgtcgtcggtgagcgctAATCGATGGGGCCGGATTAACTGCATCGATCCGGCAGTGGTTGGATGGTGAGATAGATATACCAGCCATGttctatttttttcgataaaggatgattTATTACTTTttgagaagcaattacatccagcctctgcataatcaggatgcacacagccatgttCTATTGATGCATGGACATATCGAGTGATTAGATTAGCAGCATCAGCAGGCCCTAAGAACATCACCAGATGATCTCTTATACTAATTTAGCTCCCCATCAAGCCTAGTATTTTAAATAAAGATCGTATGCATCTCTTCGATAAAGAGGTTGTAGTCTCATCCTCCATTTTGAAAAACAATCCGGCCAAGTATCTTTTAAATTCTTATATTTGGTCCTCTAAAAAATCGGTTCCACTCTGAGCCCCTAAATTTAAGTCCTTAAACTTTACATTTGGCGCATAGATTTCGTCGAACAGCTGCTATGCGTCTCCGATGTGAGCGGTGACTATGGAGACCATCTCGAAACCAACATCACCTTCGTATGTCTGGGAGAAAGAGACGACACCATCATTGTTGGAGACGAAGAAAGTTGGGTGCTTCTGTAGAGCAAGTGCACGGTCGCGACGAAATCGACAGTGACCATAGGAGCCATATGGTTGTGGCGGATCCATCTGCGATGGCGGTGGCCGAGGAATAGGCTTCCCGGTAGACCGAATGATCTCCGGGCATCGCCGGCCAGGCTTAGACTCATTGTAGGATTAGGAGTCCCCgtcggagtagaagtagatgtgctcGCCAGGAGCCCCCCTCCCTCCCCCTTGCGGGTGGCTTGGAGATGGAGCTCGGGCTCCAGCGGCAGCGGGGGCAGCGTTAAATCTGGACAAATTCATGCAACACTTCACCAACCTTCCCCAGCGAGTCGGTGTAGGCTCGGTGCGTCGGCGAGTGCGCGGCGGATGGCAAGCGCTAGTAGGTCGAAGCGCTCCCGACAGTGCATCACTGCTAGCTCCTCCTCCAACTTGGAGTGCCGCACCCCATCGATCTTCGGCATGTGCGGGGACAGATTGTGCAGGTGAAAGTGTAGATCGGTGCAGGGGCACTGGTTGGGGAGATGATGGGGGTGGCGCGACAGCGAGCGGAGGTCGGGGACGACAATCAAGGAGAGGCCAAAGGGGAGGAGATTAAGAAGAATTTTTTACTCTAAAACCTAACAACGAGTACATTAGAGGGTGGGAGGAGCCGGGGAATAAAAAGTATACTCCTTTGAAACTTTTGAAACTTTTGAAGGACCGGCTGAATCTGATTTAGAAGTAAAATAAAATTTTACTTACCTTATCGATTTTAAGGGAtgggttagagatgctctaaaggaaCACGTAGCATGAGTACTACTACTCCAGCTGATCAAGAGTCAAGAGAATGCATTGATGATAGCCATCAACTAATTAACACATATGGGTCGATTGATGCATCAAATGCTCTTCAATTCCTACAACTGCCCGCGATGAAAGAAAGAATGGGAAGGTTCTCCACTGTAGACTGTGGATTTTTTGGCTCCCGCGATCCCTTGATCGATCTACACGTTACTAGAG contains:
- the LOC124703281 gene encoding non-specific lipid-transfer protein 2B-like; translated protein: MARAAAAQIVVVAIVAAMLLSAPYAANAAVSCGQVSSALSPCMAYAKGGASPSAGCCSGVKSLANSAKSTADKRAACNCLKKLVSGISGIKAGNAASIPSKCGVSIPYAISTSVNCNSIN